Proteins from a genomic interval of Sporanaerobacter acetigenes DSM 13106:
- a CDS encoding DEAD/DEAH box helicase, whose amino-acid sequence MKRTEIKIKGNMFSGVKKQGKYMSTSEVIKSWDNGTTEVIAEDINGIGLRPAQFGALSAIRAHWTVSNKDATVVMPTGTGKTETMMTAVVTERIERTLVVVPSALLRTQVYDKFKTLGILYDIGYLKDRVVPPNVLKLNSNIKNFDEFRRYIEKSNIIVTTMALLCKMQEDYKIYLSDMIDLLIVDESHHISAKTWMETKSWFLSNKIIQFTATPFRDDGKKIDGDIIYNFPLHLAQKQGYFKKIEFEPVEEFDELKSDREIAKRAVFLLQKDLRDGYEHLLLVRAKTIARAEELFDNIYNRYYSEFKPILITNRQSAKEKKERMEQLKSLESKILVCVDMFGEGIDIPNLKIAAIHDKYKSIPITLQFIGRFARTAEKLGDAKIVANIADDDIVDAIEELYEKDTDWNQLLPLKSNEYIDKELSLQKLIRGFSSEDLEDVSLSQLKPKVSMIAYRTNDKKWYCDRWINIFDESKCRYFINRDEKILIIIEPREVNIGWTSQQDIFNIEWHLYIVYWNNDKNIVFLNSTDKSKGYRLIKEIFDNEPITIKSENVFRSFSGINRLMLGTVGLNSGIDGPVRYKMFAGIDVGEGISESQKANCYKSNLFGNGYNGNGKVSIGASHKGTVWSRWVESIDYWKNWCDQTIDKINDDTINVGKLLEGVLTPKLISKLPESHPYRIDWPLDFDVNMDRRIIIDTGLYEVPIYELDIRLKSVNHKNNDIIFMVKGEQFIEEFRLSILKDNYFITSVSNMMTEIKIGNSKKQYLYEFFKEEPPTIWFADGSSLQGNILVSIPKNQIIEFPEKNIISYDWNLLGVDIRSESQLDKTTNLKKKNSIQYKVIEKLIEANKYTIIFDDDGSGEIADIVAISEEDNTITMNLFHCKFSHGDKPGSRINDLYEVCGQAEKSVSWKQKPIDLIDRMKYREVSRNKENKPSRFEIGDLHELSIIRKKIMRQKSNMNIYIVQPGVDSAKITPDMNSLLATSHSYCMDTFGIELKLICS is encoded by the coding sequence TTGAAGAGAACTGAAATAAAGATAAAAGGGAATATGTTCTCAGGGGTAAAAAAGCAAGGTAAATATATGTCAACTTCAGAAGTAATTAAAAGTTGGGATAATGGTACTACAGAGGTAATTGCTGAAGATATTAATGGGATAGGGTTAAGACCAGCCCAGTTTGGAGCACTGTCTGCAATTAGAGCACATTGGACAGTAAGTAATAAGGATGCTACAGTTGTAATGCCAACTGGAACAGGGAAAACAGAAACGATGATGACTGCCGTAGTAACGGAAAGGATTGAAAGGACCTTGGTTGTAGTTCCTTCTGCCTTATTACGTACCCAGGTATACGATAAATTTAAAACACTTGGAATTTTATATGATATTGGATATTTAAAAGATAGGGTAGTTCCACCTAATGTACTAAAATTAAATAGCAATATTAAGAACTTTGATGAATTTAGAAGGTATATTGAAAAATCAAACATTATAGTTACAACAATGGCACTATTATGTAAGATGCAGGAAGATTATAAAATATATTTATCAGACATGATTGACCTACTTATAGTAGATGAAAGCCATCATATTAGTGCAAAAACATGGATGGAAACAAAATCTTGGTTTTTAAGTAATAAAATAATTCAATTTACTGCAACTCCCTTTAGAGATGATGGTAAAAAAATTGATGGGGATATAATATATAATTTTCCCCTTCATTTGGCACAAAAACAAGGTTATTTTAAAAAAATAGAGTTTGAGCCAGTAGAAGAATTTGATGAGCTTAAAAGTGATAGAGAAATTGCTAAAAGGGCAGTATTTTTACTTCAAAAAGATCTAAGGGATGGATATGAACATTTACTCTTGGTAAGGGCCAAAACTATAGCTAGGGCTGAAGAATTATTTGATAATATCTATAACAGATATTATTCAGAATTTAAGCCTATATTAATAACCAATAGGCAAAGTGCTAAAGAGAAAAAAGAAAGAATGGAACAATTAAAATCTTTGGAATCTAAAATTTTGGTTTGTGTAGATATGTTTGGCGAGGGTATTGATATACCAAACTTAAAAATTGCGGCAATTCATGATAAATACAAGTCTATACCCATTACGCTACAATTTATAGGAAGGTTTGCAAGGACTGCTGAAAAACTGGGAGATGCGAAAATTGTAGCCAATATTGCTGACGATGATATTGTTGATGCAATTGAAGAATTATATGAAAAAGATACTGATTGGAATCAATTATTACCTTTAAAATCTAACGAATATATTGATAAAGAATTATCATTACAAAAGTTAATTAGGGGGTTTAGTTCAGAAGACTTAGAGGATGTAAGCTTATCCCAGTTAAAACCTAAAGTTAGTATGATTGCCTATCGCACAAATGATAAAAAATGGTACTGTGATAGGTGGATTAATATTTTTGACGAAAGTAAATGTAGATACTTTATAAATCGAGATGAAAAAATATTGATTATAATTGAACCTAGAGAGGTTAATATTGGGTGGACTAGTCAGCAAGATATTTTTAATATTGAATGGCATTTATATATAGTATACTGGAACAATGATAAGAATATTGTATTTTTAAACTCAACAGATAAGTCAAAAGGATATAGATTAATTAAAGAAATTTTTGATAATGAACCCATAACCATTAAATCTGAGAATGTATTTAGGAGTTTTTCAGGAATAAATAGACTAATGTTAGGAACTGTAGGTTTGAATTCTGGAATTGATGGACCAGTACGTTATAAGATGTTTGCAGGAATTGATGTGGGAGAAGGAATATCAGAGTCCCAAAAAGCAAATTGTTATAAATCTAATTTATTTGGAAATGGATATAATGGAAATGGGAAAGTTAGTATCGGTGCTTCCCACAAGGGAACCGTATGGTCGAGATGGGTTGAGAGTATTGATTACTGGAAAAATTGGTGTGATCAAACCATTGATAAAATCAATGATGATACAATTAATGTTGGCAAATTACTAGAGGGAGTATTAACACCAAAGCTTATTAGTAAGTTACCAGAATCACATCCTTACAGAATTGATTGGCCATTAGACTTTGATGTAAATATGGATAGAAGGATTATAATAGACACAGGTTTGTATGAAGTACCAATATATGAATTAGATATTAGATTAAAGAGTGTTAACCATAAAAATAATGATATTATTTTTATGGTTAAGGGTGAGCAATTTATAGAAGAATTTCGTTTATCAATATTAAAAGATAATTATTTTATTACAAGTGTATCTAATATGATGACTGAAATAAAGATAGGAAATTCAAAAAAACAATATCTTTATGAATTTTTTAAAGAAGAGCCACCAACGATTTGGTTTGCAGATGGTTCTTCTTTACAAGGAAATATTTTAGTGAGTATTCCCAAAAACCAAATAATAGAATTTCCTGAAAAAAATATTATTAGTTATGACTGGAACTTGCTAGGAGTAGATATAAGGTCAGAATCTCAACTTGATAAAACAACAAATCTTAAGAAGAAAAATTCAATTCAATATAAAGTTATAGAAAAACTAATTGAAGCAAATAAATATACTATCATATTTGATGATGATGGGAGTGGAGAAATAGCAGATATAGTTGCAATTAGTGAAGAAGATAATACTATTACAATGAATTTATTTCACTGTAAGTTTTCCCATGGAGATAAACCAGGGAGTAGGATAAATGATTTATATGAAGTGTGTGGCCAAGCTGAAAAATCTGTTAGTTGGAAACAAAAACCAATCGATTTGATTGACAGAATGAAGTATAGGGAAGTCTCAAGAAATAAGGAAAATAAACCTTCTCGTTTTGAAATTGGAGATCTACATGAATTATCAATAATTAGAAAAAAGATAATGCGACAAAAATCAAATATGAATATTTATATTGTTCAGCCTGGGGTAGATAGCGCTAAAATAACTCCTGATATGAATAGTTTATTAGCTACATCTCATTCATACTGTATGGATACATTTGGCATAGAACTGAAGCTAATATGTTCATAA
- a CDS encoding Abi family protein — MEKQFSIYSERVEILRKRNMSIDNSSEEKILLNKYNYYNLINGYKDPFLYKGTSPNERYITGTRLSELEALLKFDTSLRLLFLREILKIEEIIKNQIVQSFYHYHLYKEPGNTEIERVNLHRDSEYLRRKYYDLTDLYTVYTNNSYGVVSTTVSFNHPRRNCTRWDRQSTYDNYIATVYRTLGQQRKNKNDSIKSYLEQHGYMPMWILMNVLTFGNVSHLFTLQKRDVQMDIINSLNLNSTPSISDDLLIVNTSRILQILSIYRNICAHNERFYITKIKVPIDDIYMNFGNKLPNTVDPTLGRRLNDSQRKKRLNARQGVYSLIFIISLFMNKKELNDFIIEIRNEFKKLEDRLGTIPIDEIERFMGLNFDWSSLIKN, encoded by the coding sequence ATGGAAAAACAATTCTCTATATATAGTGAAAGGGTTGAAATTCTTAGAAAACGGAATATGAGTATTGATAATAGTAGTGAAGAGAAAATCCTTTTAAATAAATATAATTATTATAATTTGATTAATGGCTATAAAGACCCCTTTCTATATAAGGGGACAAGCCCAAATGAACGGTATATAACTGGGACACGCCTAAGTGAATTGGAGGCCTTGTTGAAATTTGATACTAGTTTAAGGCTTCTATTTTTAAGAGAAATTTTAAAGATAGAAGAAATTATAAAAAATCAAATAGTTCAGTCGTTTTATCATTATCATTTATATAAAGAACCTGGAAATACTGAAATAGAGCGTGTAAATCTGCATAGGGACAGTGAATATTTAAGAAGGAAATATTATGATCTTACTGATTTATATACTGTCTATACTAACAATAGTTATGGAGTTGTTAGTACTACTGTATCATTTAATCATCCTAGAAGAAATTGTACAAGGTGGGATAGGCAATCTACATATGATAATTATATAGCCACAGTATATAGAACCTTAGGTCAGCAAAGGAAAAATAAAAATGACTCAATTAAATCTTATTTGGAACAACATGGTTATATGCCAATGTGGATTTTAATGAATGTATTAACCTTTGGAAATGTAAGCCATTTATTCACTCTTCAAAAAAGAGATGTGCAAATGGATATAATTAATTCACTAAACTTAAATTCTACCCCATCAATTTCAGATGATTTATTAATTGTTAATACCTCAAGAATTTTACAGATTTTAAGTATATATAGAAATATTTGTGCCCATAATGAAAGATTTTATATTACAAAAATTAAAGTACCTATTGATGATATTTATATGAATTTTGGAAACAAACTTCCTAATACTGTAGATCCTACTTTAGGTAGACGATTAAATGACTCTCAAAGGAAAAAAAGGCTAAATGCAAGGCAAGGGGTCTATTCATTAATTTTTATAATTTCATTATTTATGAATAAAAAGGAATTAAATGATTTTATTATTGAAATTAGAAATGAATTTAAAAAACTTGAGGATAGATTAGGCACTATTCCTATAGATGAAATTGAAAGATTTATGGGCTTAAATTTTGATTGGAGCAGCTTGATTAAGAACTAA
- a CDS encoding type III restriction-modification system endonuclease, translating to MDIQLKRLPHQIECLKAITSVFEDVRITSNNPIYQNPIIDLKDDRIIENIDRIWDGKDLDLKPIPKSMRRRVDGEILGIDAKLETGTGKTYIYTRLMYELHKEYGFNKYILLVPSTPIKEGTRNFIEADYSIKHFADCYPSSTLKLNVLNAQKPQRSGRKMFPSSISEFTRGSRLERNKINVILMSDSMLLSKKTMERDDYDQTIFGSYTQPYEALRETRPIVIIDEPHRFKRENKAFKCIEEELKPQCIIRFGATFPEDPETKETDYNNLVYNLGACEAFNETLVKGVAIQTLEDANADDGKIKLMNMSYRPRKCIFRDETTKQNFTMEVGDFLSTINDKFGGISIEAIWQTNDPNIPRGVTLSNGQILQKGDIIYSSVYGTTYQELMLKQAIDNHFKHERENFLRGNKIKTLSLFFIDSIYSYRGEDNDGTLRLKFEEMLEKRIKEEIKDIESSEIHSLRILEYKEYLEASLEDIKKTNGGYFAEDNSTKDEDIQNEVDKILRDKKSLISFKSETGKWNTMRFIFSKWTLREGWDNPNVFQIAKLRSSGSEISKLQEVGRGLRLPVDEYGHRMEEEQFYLTYLVDYSEKSFAEKLVSEINADAKFSNNIRDLIGKVAKDRNVEENKLFGELLMAGFVDMDMNILLEKRDELLEKYPEFNMGLKPDKVIDTSKGKSSKVKIRPERFNEIKELWSKINQKYYLELEEISDKELENAILEILESGVYDKTIIYASERRTEKGKNEVILKEEIAGYHIIDELMPYNEFLIRANKAMGVSIVILHKAIVEYSKKNGLQKDFFNKITLQNLIDEFQEWLETAFLKRFSYRKMGIEPKETALTDINGKVKESIVQGSLGIMKDESAIVPEKFLFDSFIYDSPKERETIARSDIDEVIVFGKIPRRSIQVPLYYGGTTSPDFMYVLKKKDGDYVVNFIVETKDIHKKSSLRDDENMRIESARIFFKAMQEDGLNVSFEKQMKSDDIVTMIKKLVD from the coding sequence ATGGATATACAATTAAAGCGATTACCTCATCAAATAGAATGCTTGAAAGCTATTACATCGGTTTTTGAAGATGTTCGTATTACGTCTAACAATCCCATCTATCAAAATCCAATTATTGATTTAAAAGATGATAGGATTATAGAAAATATTGATAGAATATGGGATGGCAAAGATTTAGACTTAAAACCAATACCAAAATCCATGAGAAGAAGGGTAGATGGTGAAATATTAGGTATTGATGCAAAACTTGAAACAGGTACAGGAAAAACCTATATCTATACAAGACTTATGTATGAATTACATAAAGAGTATGGATTCAATAAATATATTCTACTAGTACCATCTACCCCTATAAAAGAAGGTACCAGGAATTTTATAGAAGCGGATTACTCAATAAAACATTTTGCTGATTGTTACCCTTCTAGTACTTTGAAACTTAATGTACTAAATGCTCAAAAACCACAACGTTCAGGAAGAAAGATGTTTCCATCAAGTATATCTGAATTTACAAGAGGTAGTAGATTAGAGAGGAATAAAATCAATGTAATACTAATGTCTGATAGTATGCTATTGTCTAAAAAGACTATGGAAAGAGATGATTACGACCAGACCATATTTGGCTCTTATACACAACCCTATGAGGCTTTAAGAGAGACAAGGCCCATTGTTATTATAGATGAGCCCCATCGTTTTAAAAGAGAAAACAAGGCATTTAAATGCATAGAAGAAGAATTGAAACCACAATGTATTATTAGATTTGGAGCTACTTTTCCTGAAGACCCTGAAACCAAGGAAACTGATTATAACAATTTGGTTTATAATTTAGGGGCCTGTGAGGCCTTCAATGAAACTTTAGTTAAGGGAGTAGCTATTCAAACATTAGAAGATGCAAATGCAGATGATGGAAAAATTAAGCTAATGAATATGAGTTATAGACCACGTAAATGTATCTTTAGAGATGAAACTACTAAACAAAACTTCACAATGGAAGTTGGTGATTTCTTAAGCACTATAAATGATAAATTTGGTGGAATTTCTATTGAAGCCATTTGGCAGACTAATGATCCAAATATACCAAGGGGAGTAACTCTATCTAACGGGCAGATTTTGCAAAAAGGGGATATAATATATTCCTCTGTTTATGGTACAACCTATCAAGAACTAATGCTAAAACAAGCCATAGATAATCATTTTAAACATGAGAGGGAAAACTTCCTCAGGGGAAATAAGATTAAAACCTTGTCTCTATTTTTCATAGATAGCATTTATTCCTATCGTGGTGAGGACAATGATGGTACACTTAGGTTGAAATTTGAAGAAATGTTAGAAAAAAGGATTAAAGAGGAGATAAAAGATATAGAGTCTAGTGAAATCCATAGTCTAAGAATTCTAGAGTACAAGGAATATCTAGAAGCTTCATTAGAGGATATTAAGAAAACTAATGGTGGTTATTTTGCAGAAGATAATTCAACTAAGGATGAAGATATCCAAAATGAAGTAGACAAGATTTTACGAGACAAGAAATCTCTAATTTCATTTAAAAGTGAAACAGGAAAATGGAATACTATGAGGTTTATATTTTCGAAATGGACACTTAGAGAAGGGTGGGATAATCCCAATGTATTTCAAATTGCAAAATTAAGATCCAGTGGAAGTGAGATTAGCAAACTTCAAGAAGTAGGTAGAGGACTAAGACTTCCTGTAGATGAATATGGGCATCGAATGGAAGAAGAACAATTTTATCTAACCTACTTAGTAGACTATTCGGAGAAGTCCTTTGCAGAAAAACTGGTTTCTGAAATCAATGCTGACGCTAAGTTTTCAAACAATATAAGAGATTTAATTGGTAAGGTTGCTAAGGATAGAAATGTAGAAGAAAACAAACTATTTGGGGAACTTTTAATGGCAGGATTTGTTGATATGGATATGAATATCCTCCTAGAAAAACGAGATGAACTCTTAGAAAAATATCCTGAATTTAATATGGGACTTAAGCCAGACAAGGTTATCGATACTAGTAAGGGTAAAAGTTCCAAAGTAAAAATTCGACCAGAAAGGTTTAATGAAATAAAAGAACTTTGGAGTAAAATTAATCAAAAATACTATTTAGAATTAGAAGAAATATCTGATAAAGAATTGGAAAATGCAATTTTAGAAATTCTTGAATCGGGAGTATATGATAAAACAATAATATATGCTTCTGAAAGAAGGACAGAAAAAGGGAAAAATGAAGTAATTTTAAAAGAAGAAATTGCAGGTTATCATATTATCGATGAATTAATGCCCTATAATGAATTTTTAATAAGAGCTAATAAAGCTATGGGAGTGTCAATAGTAATACTTCATAAAGCAATTGTGGAATACTCAAAGAAAAATGGATTACAGAAGGATTTCTTTAACAAAATTACTTTACAAAACCTAATCGATGAATTTCAAGAATGGTTAGAAACAGCATTTTTAAAAAGATTTAGTTATAGGAAGATGGGAATAGAACCTAAAGAAACAGCCTTAACTGATATAAATGGAAAAGTTAAAGAATCCATTGTTCAAGGAAGTTTAGGAATTATGAAAGATGAAAGCGCTATAGTCCCCGAAAAATTTCTTTTTGATAGCTTTATATATGATTCACCAAAGGAGAGGGAAACCATTGCAAGAAGTGATATAGATGAGGTAATAGTATTTGGAAAGATACCAAGAAGAAGTATTCAAGTTCCCCTATACTATGGTGGTACAACTAGTCCAGATTTTATGTATGTGCTAAAGAAAAAAGATGGAGACTATGTGGTTAATTTTATTGTAGAGACTAAGGATATTCATAAGAAAAGTAGCCTTAGGGATGATGAGAATATGCGGATAGAATCAGCAAGGATATTTTTCAAAGCAATGCAAGAAGATGGTCTTAATGTATCATTTGAAAAGCAGATGAAGAGTGATGATATAGTTACTATGATTAAGAAATTGGTGGATTAA
- a CDS encoding GyrI-like domain-containing protein produces the protein MNYKVEIKEIEPIRVAYMKYSGVVTEANKVFPNVFKSIRGKTNGAPFFNYLNMDHRTKIGEMELCVPTEETPNANGIEIKLTPRIKALCVTHIGPYKSLLDGYKAIKKYADSNEIIIVPPFREVFIKGPGMILRGNPNKYITEIQFPILED, from the coding sequence ATGAATTATAAAGTTGAAATTAAAGAAATTGAACCTATAAGAGTAGCCTATATGAAATATAGTGGAGTTGTAACTGAAGCTAACAAGGTTTTCCCAAATGTCTTTAAATCTATAAGAGGAAAAACTAATGGTGCACCATTTTTCAATTATCTAAATATGGACCATAGGACTAAAATAGGTGAAATGGAATTATGTGTACCAACAGAAGAAACACCAAATGCTAATGGAATAGAGATAAAATTAACACCTAGAATAAAAGCTCTATGTGTAACCCATATTGGCCCTTATAAAAGTCTTTTAGACGGCTATAAAGCTATAAAAAAATATGCTGATTCTAATGAAATAATAATAGTTCCACCTTTTCGTGAAGTTTTTATAAAAGGACCTGGAATGATTTTAAGGGGAAATCCTAATAAATATATAACTGAAATCCAATTTCCTATATTGGAGGATTAG
- a CDS encoding ABC transporter ATP-binding protein: protein MNAIEVKDLNKSYKNGVKALNNFNLKVKEGETFSLLGENGAGKSTLIKILTTYLEADSGSIKIFDENINENPIAIRSNIACVAQQISIDTHLSLEENMIFQSRLYKVPKDIAISRMDKLIDSFGLKEYRSYPVSSYSGGVKRRLDIALNMMSNPKILFLDEPTVGMDIKSRMAMWDMMKTIRSDFNTTIFLTTHYLEEADILSDSICIMKDGKEIITGTPLELRSFLGKDTLKISFSKGDKAKKYIEELKKLHPKTQVFLKEDKVLIDTDNGKFDLNRTTRFLIDNDIPFYGIEIGRPSLEDVFLKLTDKDLEVNN, encoded by the coding sequence ATGAATGCTATTGAGGTAAAAGATTTAAATAAATCATATAAAAATGGTGTAAAGGCTTTGAACAATTTTAACTTAAAAGTGAAAGAAGGAGAGACTTTTTCACTTCTTGGAGAAAATGGAGCCGGTAAATCTACTTTAATAAAAATACTTACAACGTATTTAGAAGCTGATTCTGGTAGTATTAAAATATTTGATGAAAATATCAATGAAAATCCAATAGCTATAAGATCTAATATAGCCTGTGTAGCACAACAAATTTCTATTGATACTCATCTATCCCTAGAAGAAAATATGATATTTCAAAGCCGATTATATAAAGTTCCAAAAGATATAGCCATTAGTAGAATGGATAAACTTATAGATAGTTTTGGACTTAAAGAATATAGAAGCTATCCTGTATCCTCTTATTCTGGTGGCGTAAAAAGAAGGCTTGATATAGCTCTCAATATGATGTCTAATCCTAAGATTTTATTTTTAGATGAGCCAACTGTAGGGATGGACATTAAGTCTCGTATGGCTATGTGGGATATGATGAAAACTATTCGTAGTGACTTTAATACAACTATTTTTCTTACAACCCATTATCTTGAAGAGGCTGATATTTTAAGTGATAGCATCTGTATTATGAAAGATGGTAAAGAAATTATTACAGGTACTCCTCTAGAATTACGTAGCTTTTTAGGCAAGGATACTTTAAAGATAAGTTTTTCTAAAGGTGATAAAGCTAAAAAATATATAGAAGAATTAAAAAAATTACATCCTAAAACCCAGGTATTTTTAAAAGAGGATAAAGTTCTAATAGATACAGATAATGGGAAATTTGATTTAAATAGGACTACAAGATTTTTAATAGATAATGATATACCTTTTTATGGAATTGAAATAGGGAGACCTTCATTAGAAGATGTATTTTTAAAATTAACTGATAAGGATTTAGAGGTGAATAACTAA
- a CDS encoding AraC family transcriptional regulator, producing the protein MDWLKNLSDAIDYIEENLDGEISYDECANIACCSTFYFQRMFSYIAGISLSEYIRRRRMTQAGFELQRTNEKIIDIALKYGYSSPTSFTRAFKGVHNITPSSAKKKGAVLNAYPRIKFSINIMGDEPMPYYIEEKKEIRLVGIRTPLIEDIDSNQRKVPLFWEETLKSNIFEKICSLNNKKPKGIFGVSVYKNPKDIHYYIGVPTDKPTPTGMYECFIPKSNWVVFENEGNFKKDIQKVFRRFYTEWLPFSGYEYGWLPDVEVYTILKDSSTTGHSEVWISINKKES; encoded by the coding sequence ATGGACTGGTTAAAGAATCTAAGTGATGCGATAGATTATATAGAAGAGAATCTTGATGGCGAAATATCTTATGATGAATGTGCTAATATTGCCTGTTGTTCCACCTTTTATTTTCAACGTATGTTTTCATATATTGCTGGTATTAGCTTATCTGAATATATAAGACGTCGTAGAATGACACAGGCTGGGTTTGAATTGCAAAGAACAAATGAAAAGATTATAGATATAGCTTTGAAATATGGATATAGTTCTCCAACTTCTTTCACCAGAGCTTTTAAAGGAGTTCACAATATAACTCCAAGTTCTGCTAAAAAGAAAGGAGCTGTATTAAATGCATATCCAAGAATTAAGTTTTCTATAAATATTATGGGAGATGAACCTATGCCCTACTATATAGAGGAAAAGAAAGAAATTCGTCTTGTAGGTATTCGTACTCCACTAATAGAAGATATAGACTCTAATCAGAGAAAAGTTCCTTTATTTTGGGAAGAAACTTTAAAAAGTAATATCTTTGAAAAGATTTGTTCTTTAAATAATAAAAAACCAAAGGGCATATTTGGAGTTAGTGTATATAAAAATCCAAAAGATATACATTACTACATTGGGGTTCCAACTGATAAACCTACTCCTACAGGAATGTATGAATGCTTTATTCCAAAGTCTAATTGGGTTGTATTTGAAAATGAGGGTAATTTTAAAAAAGATATTCAAAAGGTGTTTAGAAGATTTTATACTGAATGGCTTCCCTTTTCTGGATATGAATATGGTTGGCTTCCTGATGTTGAAGTATACACTATATTAAAAGATTCGTCTACAACTGGTCACTCTGAAGTGTGGATATCAATAAATAAAAAGGAGAGTTGA
- a CDS encoding ABC transporter permease: MDTMTILYRNIKLRFNNLFTIFITILQPILWLVLYSTVAGETMKNTGIENYTAFILPGLIVLVIFATCSSSGMMNYIMKNNGSFYRILIAPVKRYSIVLGQILEGVLCSFFEVGIMILISLLFSIIIPLNLPSIISIILLIFMTAFFMASISYSISLTLPNEMIYETVMNAIVLPLFFLSSALFPTEEIRGLLSILVKLNPFTHVINALRFIILNGNINIKYIIFVLILLLVLSSISLLLAIKSLKSQTKL; the protein is encoded by the coding sequence ATGGATACTATGACTATACTTTATAGAAATATAAAATTAAGATTTAATAATCTATTTACAATATTTATTACTATTTTGCAGCCTATTTTGTGGCTGGTTCTCTATAGTACTGTTGCAGGTGAAACTATGAAGAATACTGGTATTGAAAACTATACAGCCTTTATCCTTCCTGGATTAATTGTATTAGTAATCTTTGCTACATGCAGTAGTAGTGGCATGATGAATTATATTATGAAAAACAATGGAAGTTTCTACCGCATATTAATAGCACCAGTTAAAAGGTATTCTATAGTATTAGGTCAGATTTTAGAAGGTGTATTATGTTCCTTTTTTGAAGTGGGAATAATGATCTTAATTAGTCTATTATTCTCTATTATCATACCTTTAAATCTACCTAGTATAATTTCTATAATACTATTAATCTTTATGACAGCCTTTTTTATGGCATCTATTTCATATAGTATTAGCCTGACTCTTCCAAATGAAATGATCTATGAGACTGTAATGAATGCCATAGTACTACCATTATTTTTTCTTAGTAGTGCTTTATTTCCCACAGAAGAAATTAGAGGATTACTCTCTATTCTTGTTAAACTAAATCCTTTTACCCATGTAATTAATGCACTACGTTTTATTATCTTAAATGGAAATATTAATATTAAATATATTATATTTGTATTAATACTTTTATTAGTTTTAAGTTCTATTAGCCTTCTATTGGCTATAAAAAGTTTAAAAAGTCAAACTAAATTATAA